The following is a genomic window from Acidobacteriota bacterium.
CCAGCGGCGGCAAGGACAGCCTCCTGAGCCACGGTCTGTTGGAGGAGCTGGGGCTGGAGACCCACGACGTCTTCGTCAACGAGGCCGGCCACCACTGGCACACCGCCCTCAACGCCTACCGCTACCTGAGCGCCAACTACCCCCAAACCACGGCGCGGGTGTGGACCTCCAGCGACCGCATCTTCGCCTGGATGCTCCGCCACCTGCCCTTCGTGCGCCAAGACTTCTCCCGGGTGCGTTCCGACGAATACCCCATCCGCCTGTGGACCGTGGCGGTCTTCCTCTTCGGCGCCTTGCCGGTGCTGCGCCGCCGGGGCATCGGCCGGCTGGTCATCGGCGACGAATTCGACACTACCCGGCGGCTCAGCCATCAGGGCATCACCCACTACGACGGCCTCTACGACCAGAGCCGCTTCTTCGACGAGGCGCTAACCCGCTATTACCGCCGCAAGGGCTGGCCGCTGGCGCAATTCTCCATCCTCCGCCAGGCCTCCGAGTTGCTCATCGAGAAGACTCTGGTGGAACGCTATCCGGAGCTCCAGCGTCACCAGGTGAGCTGCCACGCCAGCCACGTCGAGGGGGAGCGCTCCCTGCCCTGCGGCAAATGCGAGAAATGCCGCCGCATCGTCGGCATGCTGCTGGCCTTCGGCGCCGATCCCGGCCGCTGCGGCTACAGCCAGAAGCAGATCGACGGCTGTCTGGAATCTCTGGCGGAGCACGGCGTGCACCAGGAGGCGGCGGGAGCCCGGCACCTGGCCTGGATGCTCCAGCAGCGCGCCTTGCTGCCAGAGGATGCCCCGGCCTTCCGCAACGCGCGGCCGGTGCCGGAGGTGATGAAGCTGCGCTTCCACCGCGAGGCGTCGCCGGTGGAAGGGCTGCCGGAGGATTTGCGCACGCCGGTTTTCCGGCTGCTGATGCACCACGCCGACGGCGCCGTGGAACGCACCGGCCGGCTGTGGACTCCCTGCGAGCCCCTGGAACCTTCGCTCCAGGCTCTCCCCTACCGTCCCCGGCCTCAACCGGCGGCGCCCAGCACCGCAGAGGAGACCTCCACCGAAGGCCAGAGCGAGATACCCCCGGGCACCACTCCTCGCCCCTACCTGCTGGCGGAGCTCACCTGGCCCCGAGCTCAGGAGCGCTTCGCCGAATGCGACACCGCGCTGTTGCCGGTGGGGGCCATCGAGCAACACGGCTACCACCTGCCCCTGGACACCGACTCCTGGGATGCGGATTATCTATGCCGCCGGGTGGCGGAGGCCTGCGGCGATCCCAAACCTCTGGTGCTGCCGCTCATCCCCTACGGCGTCTCCTACCATCACGACGACTTCCCGGGCACCCTGAGCGTCAACCCGGAGACTCTGGCGTCGCTGGTCTACGACG
Proteins encoded in this region:
- a CDS encoding creatininase family protein; the encoded protein is MTEENDPLAPLAVIHRLEVGPVRVEPRRIAAAYTVIQEDGSTSSSELVYRYEEDVFDPEEPASRNLAALITAQVALNYGLFCRQIVFHGLFDGVDRKLLAEMAANTAREIYVKKFLEENLFLVGPAAQLPTVRQASYLRAELVFPDAADDARDTPHGWAPDARRIAVLASGGKDSLLSHGLLEELGLETHDVFVNEAGHHWHTALNAYRYLSANYPQTTARVWTSSDRIFAWMLRHLPFVRQDFSRVRSDEYPIRLWTVAVFLFGALPVLRRRGIGRLVIGDEFDTTRRLSHQGITHYDGLYDQSRFFDEALTRYYRRKGWPLAQFSILRQASELLIEKTLVERYPELQRHQVSCHASHVEGERSLPCGKCEKCRRIVGMLLAFGADPGRCGYSQKQIDGCLESLAEHGVHQEAAGARHLAWMLQQRALLPEDAPAFRNARPVPEVMKLRFHREASPVEGLPEDLRTPVFRLLMHHADGAVERTGRLWTPCEPLEPSLQALPYRPRPQPAAPSTAEETSTEGQSEIPPGTTPRPYLLAELTWPRAQERFAECDTALLPVGAIEQHGYHLPLDTDSWDADYLCRRVAEACGDPKPLVLPLIPYGVSYHHDDFPGTLSVNPETLASLVYDVGMAAARNGIRKLIIVNGHGGNAPTLQFAAQKINRDAHIFTCVDTGETSDADIDRITDTPNDVHAGEVETSTSLATRPHLVDMDKACRDVQDFSSQYLDFSSENSVEWYAHTSRISTSGVMGDATVASIEKGERIWAIMVDHLVAFVESLKAVTLDQLHERRM